The stretch of DNA CATTTTGCTCTTGATCTCTAAAGTTTCAACAAACAATCTGATTACCTTCCCGTCCAAGCTCtgcaatttaaaaaattaatcaaacatTTAGTTCCTTTAatgattcaaacatgttatgTTACCAATGATCGATGACGCTGTAAGAAATCACTTGTGCCTTACCTGACCGTCAAGAGCAGCAATGGCATTAATCATTTGATACTCATTGGTCATTGTAAGAGAGCCAGTTGATTCATCCAACTGTTCGTTATAGTCTGTCTGAACATCATAAACCGAACCATATTTGCTGAAAATTTCCTCCAAGCGACCACTGTCAACATCCTTTGGCAAGTTGCTAACGCTGATAAGAAAATGGGCATTATAGGCACGACGAGGCTCTGGTTTCTCCCTACTAACTGTCAAcaattttccatttaataccTGTCACAAAAAGGATGAATTAGATCAAATAATACAAAACTCCAAATAGAAGAAAACTGTTAAACTATCTGATTGATATGTCTAACTTTTGAATTCTTATATCTTAATCAATGCACACTAAAAGATATAAACATGAAAACTTACATAGCCATTGAATTTCTTGATAGCCTTCTCAACTTCTTGAACTGTACTCATAGTTACACTAGCAAAACTTTTGCCATCAACATTACCAACATTTAGCTGAACTCACAAAACAAGAGCACATTATAAATTGTCGTCGCGCGACAATAAAGGTCTTAGAGGCAATGTCCAAAGTCTAAGACCATCAGGAAAATTTAGACAATATGTTATGAAAACGAAAAGATAAGGACTCACCGAAGCACCATTTACAATCCCAACCTCCTCAAAAAGCATAGACAATTTCCCAAGCCTAAGACCATCAGGCAAATTACTAATGAATACATTCAAATTTTCATATGGATCCTCGGAATTCCCAGATTTATCAACAGCAAATGTGAGAAAAGAAGAATGGCGGGTTCTTCTCCTTCTAGTAGTGAGAGGGAGAGAGCGTGAAAATGTTGAAGAATTATTATTACATGATGATTGGTTTTGTAGCTTGAAGGGCTTAACACAATTTGAGATAATTGGAAATTTGGTTTTGGTGTATAAGAGTGAACGTTGAGAGTAGGCATGATTGTGCCATCGTGATAGACATGGTAGCTTAATGAATGTTGAGAAAAGAGGAATGGTACAGAAGAACAAGTCAACAACATTATATATTTGCCTTGATATTTTAAGTTCAAGTTGAGTTTCATATGAATGAAAAAGTAGatgttgaacattttataaattcaaGGTTCTTAGAGCATCtacaatggagcactccatttttgagtacttaaatggtccatatagacacatcatcaatttattatttttttaataatagtacctaataggtactcaacccctccaattgagcatttcttaaaaagttctaaaatgggtcccatcaataactccacatcattaaaatttaaaatttaatttaaaataatattgccaaattaaatttttttgaatatattaaataaagtgggtcccataaaaagaagagagagagttcttatattacaagtggtacctattaggtactaaaatgtgttgtgctccaatggtagtacctaataagtaccatgagtacgtaataggtactacaccattggagatggtcttaatatcttaagattttgggt from Trifolium pratense cultivar HEN17-A07 linkage group LG5, ARS_RC_1.1, whole genome shotgun sequence encodes:
- the LOC123885177 gene encoding RNA-binding protein CP31B, chloroplastic-like, yielding MLFEEVGIVNGASLNVGNVDGKSFASVTMSTVQEVEKAIKKFNGYVLNGKLLTVSREKPEPRRAYNAHFLISVSNLPKDVDSGRLEEIFSKYGSVYDVQTDYNEQLDESTGSLTMTNEYQMINAIAALDGQSLDGKVIRLFVETLEIKSKMFE